One Pyxicephalus adspersus chromosome 3, UCB_Pads_2.0, whole genome shotgun sequence genomic window carries:
- the FOXB2 gene encoding forkhead box protein B2 has protein sequence MPRPGKNSYSDQKPPYSYISLTAMAIQSSTEKMLPLSDIYKFIMDRFPYYRENTQRWQNSLRHNLSFNDCFIKIPRRPDQPGKGSFWALHPDCGDMFENGSFLRRRKRFKVLRAEHLASKNHQMIHYFHHQHGQSKLGLASSESAAVAGIGRLPHFQPYSLNGSQSTGFKHPFAIENIIGRDYKGVMGGGLPLASMMHHLGYPVPSQLSNMVSSMWPHVGMMDSMASMTVPQEYGHFGMPMKTICHAPSQTIPAVPVPIKPTASLPPVSAIPSLTVNPPSMCSSTASVAASILEQSASTHSDSKSSMLHSVLVHS, from the coding sequence ATGCCTCGCCCTGGGAAAAACTCTTATAGTGATCAGAAGCCACCCTACTCCTACATCTCATTGACTGCCATGGCCATCCAGAGCTCCACTGAGAAGATGTTACCCTTAAGTGACATTTACAAGTTTATCATGGACCGGTTCCCCTATTATAGGGAGAACACTCAGAGGTGGCAGAACTCTCTAAGGCACAATTTGTCTTTTAATGACTGTTTCATCAAGATCCCCAGAAGACCTGACCAACCTGGTAAAGGCAGTTTTTGGGCACTGCATCCAGACTGTGGGGACATGTTTGAGAATGGAAGCTTTTTGAGAAGAAGGAAAAGGTTTAAAGTTCTCAGGGCTGAACACCTGGCTTCTAAAAACCATCAAATGATTCATTATTTTCATCACCAACATGGTCAGTCCAAACTGGGTCTGGCTTCTTCAGAGAGTGCAGCAGTGGCAGGTATTGGAAGGCTACCCCACTTTCAGCCATATAGCCTCAATGGAAGCCAGTCTACTGGGTTTAAGCACCCCTTTGCTATAGAGAATATCATTGGCCGAGATTATAAGGGGGTGATGGGTGGTGGTCTTCCATTAGCCTCCATGATGCATCACCTAGGGTACCCAGTGCCCAGTCAACTCAGCAATATGGTCAGCTCCATGTGGCCTCACGTTGGCATGATGGACTCTATGGCAAGCATGACAGTACCACAAGAGTATGGGCATTTTGGGATGCCAATGAAAACTATTTGCCATGCTCCAAGTCAAACGATCCCAGCTGTGCCTGTCCCTATAAAACCAACAGCTTCTCTGCCACCAGTGTCAGCAATCCCAAGCCTGACTGTGAATCCGCCTAGCATGTGCTCCTCTACAGCCTCTGTGGCCGCTTCTATCCTGGAGCAGTCTGCATCCACTCATTCGGACAGTAAGAGCAGCATGCTGCACTCAGTGCTGGTCCATTCATAG